From Microbacterium invictum, the proteins below share one genomic window:
- a CDS encoding DUF3459 domain-containing protein, whose amino-acid sequence MTMLATVDADRPAVLAAVDAAGYVDETFRARLEAGLPGLHAAIAQTSGDQERLAQSAATASTSWNLRSLDLKVLDGRREADPGWLRAERMLGAVCFPDRYAGNLAGMRDELGYLRELDVTVLHLLGVLADPHTVDPSVGSMARLAELASDLRLAGISLSLDVPAGPEPVAAALALANLGVEVLRVAGDPDEIAVLAAVLAIAAPAVVLAGPSGCRLADDHVLPMLLWDALATRDPRRLQRAVETRPPLPDTAARVSVVRDQDALDWTVADDAGLGIDDAHRRFLTEFYLGRAPRSFARGVPSPDAAGARVAGTTASLAGVEAGHPGGEDRVVLAHAIALSTGGVPMLYLGDEVAQLNDPTYADDPERRHDASWVHRGNKPRDRYAERMDAGTAAGRIFRRLTKLIAVRQATPEFAGDELIGFHVPAATVVGYQRPGDGAVVLVLANVGDHQALIDPLTLSGFDRAGRDLVHGVDVDLDDGIALPPYGFVWLRVRPL is encoded by the coding sequence ATGACCATGCTCGCCACGGTCGACGCTGACCGCCCGGCCGTCCTGGCCGCCGTCGACGCGGCGGGGTACGTCGACGAGACATTCCGGGCCCGGCTCGAGGCCGGCCTGCCCGGGTTGCACGCGGCGATCGCCCAGACCAGCGGCGACCAGGAGCGGCTCGCGCAGTCGGCGGCCACGGCATCCACCTCCTGGAATCTGCGCTCGCTCGATCTGAAGGTGCTCGACGGGCGACGTGAGGCCGACCCGGGCTGGCTGCGCGCCGAGCGCATGTTGGGCGCCGTCTGCTTCCCCGACCGGTATGCCGGCAACCTCGCCGGCATGCGCGATGAGCTCGGCTATCTCCGTGAGCTCGACGTCACTGTGCTGCACCTCCTGGGCGTGCTCGCTGACCCTCACACCGTGGATCCGAGCGTCGGAAGCATGGCGCGGCTGGCCGAGCTGGCGTCCGATCTGCGGCTGGCGGGCATCTCACTGTCGCTCGACGTGCCGGCCGGCCCCGAACCTGTCGCCGCTGCGTTGGCGCTCGCGAACCTGGGTGTGGAGGTGCTGCGCGTCGCGGGCGATCCGGACGAGATCGCGGTGCTGGCGGCGGTGCTCGCGATCGCCGCGCCGGCGGTGGTGCTCGCCGGGCCGAGTGGATGCCGGTTGGCCGACGACCACGTCCTGCCGATGCTGCTGTGGGACGCGCTGGCCACGCGCGATCCGCGCCGTCTGCAGCGCGCGGTCGAGACCCGCCCGCCGCTGCCGGACACCGCCGCCCGGGTGTCCGTCGTCCGCGACCAGGATGCCCTGGACTGGACGGTCGCCGATGACGCCGGGCTCGGCATCGACGACGCGCATCGGCGCTTCCTCACGGAGTTCTACCTCGGCCGGGCACCGCGCAGCTTCGCTCGCGGCGTGCCCTCCCCCGATGCCGCAGGTGCCCGGGTGGCCGGCACGACGGCATCCCTCGCCGGGGTCGAGGCGGGCCACCCGGGCGGCGAGGATCGCGTCGTGCTCGCGCACGCGATCGCCCTGTCGACGGGTGGTGTGCCCATGCTGTACCTGGGCGACGAGGTCGCGCAGCTGAACGACCCCACCTACGCCGATGATCCCGAGCGGCGCCACGACGCGAGCTGGGTGCACCGCGGCAACAAGCCGCGCGATCGCTACGCCGAGCGGATGGATGCCGGCACCGCGGCCGGCCGCATCTTCCGGCGTCTCACGAAGCTGATCGCGGTGCGCCAGGCCACGCCGGAGTTCGCCGGCGACGAGCTCATCGGGTTCCACGTGCCGGCGGCGACCGTGGTCGGCTACCAGCGCCCGGGCGACGGCGCCGTGGTCCTGGTGCTCGCGAATGTCGGCGACCACCAGGCGCTCATCGATCCGCTCACCCTGTCGGGCTTCGACCGCGCCGGGCGAGACCTCGTCCACGGGGTCGACGTCGATCTCGATGACGGCATCGCGCTGCCGCCGTACGGGTTCGTCTGGCTGCGGGTCCGGCCGCTGTAG
- a CDS encoding VOC family protein, with translation MNLLQIAQHAGDLDRAADFYTVLLEGPPLARFDEPGLLFFDLDGVRLLLDTAAPSALVYLRVDNVHETLERLGGLVEVVTAPHVIFTHDSDLLGPEGHEEWQAFIRDSEGNTVALVAFQKP, from the coding sequence ATGAACCTCCTCCAGATCGCGCAGCATGCGGGCGACCTCGACCGCGCCGCCGACTTCTACACCGTGCTGCTCGAGGGTCCGCCGCTTGCCCGGTTCGATGAGCCCGGCCTGCTGTTCTTCGATCTCGACGGCGTGCGGCTGCTGCTCGACACGGCCGCGCCCTCGGCGCTGGTCTACCTGCGCGTCGACAACGTGCACGAAACGCTCGAGCGACTGGGTGGTCTCGTCGAGGTCGTGACGGCGCCGCACGTGATCTTCACCCACGACTCGGACCTGCTCGGCCCGGAGGGTCACGAGGAATGGCAGGCGTTCATCCGCGACTCGGAGGGCAACACCGTGGCGCTCGTGGCGTTCCAGAAGCCCTGA
- a CDS encoding UbiA family prenyltransferase — MAPSTRTWRALWGSSHPGPTLVVTALALALGLAVGLEFWRLILLTTAVLCGQLSVGLSNDAFDAARDRAVGRTDKPVARGEVSDRTATVAAFVTLALALVLSLPLGWRMLAAHALALGCAWAYNAGLKATAFSIVPFLVSFGIFPSLATLSSAEPTVAAGWAWIAGAALGAAVHLTNVLPDLDDDAHTGIRGLPHRLGPRVSAVMAALAVVGGAVAVLLGPTSGDVAAVTPLSWVFFAAVVVVALLTLVRAVVRPPSRVLFRLVMLAALLLAVQLVASGGDLSG, encoded by the coding sequence ATGGCGCCGTCCACGAGAACATGGCGAGCGCTGTGGGGATCGTCCCACCCCGGCCCCACGCTCGTGGTGACCGCGCTCGCGCTGGCTCTCGGACTCGCCGTGGGACTCGAGTTCTGGCGCTTGATCCTGCTCACCACCGCGGTGCTGTGCGGTCAGCTGTCGGTCGGACTGTCGAACGACGCGTTCGATGCAGCCCGGGACCGCGCAGTCGGGCGTACGGACAAGCCGGTCGCGCGCGGCGAAGTGAGCGACCGGACCGCGACCGTTGCGGCGTTCGTCACCCTGGCGCTCGCCCTGGTCCTGTCGTTGCCGCTGGGGTGGCGGATGCTGGCGGCGCACGCCCTCGCGCTGGGCTGCGCCTGGGCCTACAACGCGGGTCTGAAGGCCACCGCGTTCTCGATCGTGCCCTTTCTGGTGAGTTTCGGCATCTTCCCATCACTGGCGACGCTGTCGTCGGCCGAGCCGACTGTCGCCGCCGGGTGGGCGTGGATCGCAGGGGCCGCGCTGGGTGCCGCCGTGCACCTCACGAATGTGCTGCCCGACCTGGATGACGACGCGCACACCGGGATTCGCGGTCTGCCGCACCGGCTGGGGCCACGCGTCTCGGCGGTCATGGCCGCACTGGCGGTGGTCGGCGGTGCCGTCGCTGTGCTCCTCGGGCCGACGTCCGGCGATGTCGCTGCAGTGACACCGCTGTCGTGGGTCTTCTTCGCCGCCGTGGTCGTCGTCGCGCTGCTGACCCTGGTGCGCGCGGTCGTGCGACCACCCAGCCGAGTGCTCTTCCGCCTCGTGATGCTCGCGGCCCTCCTCCTCGCTGTCCAGCTCGTCGCGTCGGGCGGAGACCTGAGCGGCTGA